GCTGACCTCGACAATGTGCTCCGCCCCTCTTGGTTGCTTCGCTGGCTGGTGACATCATCGAAGCAGCAATCTATATCCTCGAAGACGATGATTGACTTGCCTGGTATCACGACGAGGAGACTGTGGAGGTCGCTGTTCTTCGACACTGATGTAAGCTCCATGTCGTAGATGTCATAGTTGAGGTAGTTGGCCATGGCGGCAATCATTGTGGATTTGCCTGTGCCTGGTGGGCCAAAGAGGAGGTAGCCGCGCTTCCATGGCTTTCCGATGCTGCGGTAGTAGTCCTTGTTTCGGCGGAAGTTGTCCAGATCCTCCATGATCTTGTGCTTCTTGTTTGGGTGCATCGCGAGGGTGTCAAAGGTGGTTGGATGCTCAAAGTCAATGTGGCTCCACGAACTTGTGTCACAAAGCGAAAGCATATTTGATAGCATGGATTAATAGGAAGCAGCATCGAAAACGTTATTAGTTTATATATACAGCTAACCTCCCAAGGGAAATAGAAAACACCCGTGTAATTAAATTCACTTTGTATATTATATATGGGTGTGGATTTTCTGCGTAGGGGTTTTCCTGCGCACCCACCCGTCGATAGTGGGTGTAGCTGCGCACCCACCCGCAGGGCCCGCCCCTCAGTCACTAAACTGGCGCCTCCCACACGCCACGCCCCCTCTCCCACCCGCGGCCTCCCGTGACCGACTCCGCACCAAGCTTCCCGAGTCCAAGCGGCGCATCTCCCCACGCGCGCTCCCCTACCCGACGCGCTCCCTACCAGCCATGGCGGCGCGCGACCCCTACCCACGGCGGCACTCGGGACCTACCCCGGCGGCGTGCCTCCCCCACCACGGCACCTACCTCCGACACCGCTCCCTCCCTCACCTCCGACCCCGCGCCCATGGAGGCGGCTCGAGGCGGCGCGCATCCCTACCCTTGGCGGCCTCTCTCCCATCTACGGCGCGGCTCCTCCCTCGGCACGCCTCCCACCCCCGGCGAGCCTCCTCCACACCCCACTCCGGATCCATGGAGCACGAGCGCGTGGGatatggaggtggcggcggcggcccatCCCCTCCACATCCGGCGGCGGCGGTCCATGGAGCAGGTTTCCTCCCCCACCACGACGGCGCATCTCGTCTCCTCCCACTCTTAGGCGTCCATGGAGACGGCGGCACGCTCCACCACCCCTGCGGCGCGCAGCTCCTCCACCACTGCATCGCGTGGCGGCGGCCCATCCTCTCCACATCCGTCATCGGCGTGGTCCATCGTGCGGATTCCTCCCCTATCCCCCTCGGTCAGAGCTCGAGCAAGCAGCAAGGGATCCCTAGGGGCGGCGCCCTCCATCCACCCTGAGCTCCCTCACGACTCAAAAAAATTACTACTTGATTTCAGGAAATAAAAGAAAATTACTACCCTGCGAAATTAAGTAGTATTTATTCCTATTTTTATTGAGTAAGTTTATTGCTTGATAAAAACTAGTAATAAATTATTACttgatttcaaaaaaaattacGTGATTATTACTACTCGATAAAACCTAGGAATAAATTTTCATGCGGTAGCTGGTGGGTGCGCAGCTACAACCCCTATATTATATTTCGCAACGTGTGTAGCAAAACCCGGTTGTATATGTGTCATGTgtgtgtgttatatatatatatataaccttaGGCTCGCCGGCGGAGCTCCGTCCGACTCTGGCGATGACTGCTAGCGTAACCCAGCCACGGGACAGTAAATAATTGAGGGAACCGGTTTATGGTTGAGGGAATTGCCTCTTACGGTTACAGGAGGATTCGCCGGAGCCAGTGCTCTATCCGCCGGTGCTCTAAATACTATTTAGATATTGGTGGACGCGATTCTTGCCGTTCAGCTGGTTTATTTTGCATGGGAGCGGCTGCAGGGTATTTACTCGGCGCGGGAGACGGAGCACGCATGCAGGGGCATCGTCGTCCAAAACAGTCCTACCTACACACGACGAGTTCCTTTCCACAACTCGTCACTTGCGCCAGAACGACCTTTAAAACCGATACGAGATAGACGAACATTGAGTGTAATAACGAACTTACTCGCTGGATCTTCTGTTGCTGTAGAGCTTCTTGCCTCGCTTGCCGCTAATGATGTCGCGGCCTTGTCGGCGGACGTGCGGTAGGTACTCGTCCAGGATCAACGTCCGCTCCTGCTGGGGGAACACGAGGCGGAAGCAGGTAGTGCTCCCATAGTCGTCGGTGCTTTTCGGCGACGACCACCGCAATTTGACGCCCTCGAAGATGTGGGACACCTCCTCCCCCTTGCGGAGGCTGAACAAGAAGCTGTCGCCCCTGACGGTGCCATCGGCGTAGAGGTTGTGCGCGTCCCGCGAGCATGCTGAATTCAGGTACGCCTTCACCTCCTCGAAGGCCTCGCTGAATTTAAGGTCACGAGTGTGTGTGGAGTTCTTGTCCTGCTCGACGATGTCGATAGTGACGAACAGATTCTCACGGCCAGTTTGGCGGACGTGCGGCAGGTACTCGTCCAGGATCAACTCCCGGTGCTGCTGGGGGAACATCAGGCGGAAGCAAGGAGTGTCCCCCCAGCCGGTGGTGGTTTTCGTCGTCGTCGACCACCACCACACGGTGACGCGTTGGGAGTCGTCGGTGACGCTTTGGAAGTCGTCGGTCACCTCCTGCCCCTCGCCGAGGCGGAGCAAGAAGCCGCTGCAGCCCTCGACGGTGCCCTCGGCGCAGAATGCGTGCGCGTCCCGAGTGCACACCTTGGTGAGGTACGCCTCCACTTCCTTGTAGGCGTTGTTGCTGGAGTGGAAGTCGATTGTGACGAACGGGTCCAGAAACGGGACCAGCCGCCTCGCATATCGCCGGAGGTGCTTGTTGAAGTACATACTGGACCGACCCCGCGGAAAATAGTATGCCACCACCGGCCCCCAGAGCAATCCCGTTGAGATGGCCTGGGTCGCCCACTGCTTCATGAATGCCATCATCTTGCCTAGCTCTCTTGTCGCACGGGCTTGCTCGTGCGCCTCGCGTCTTCTTCGGGCCTGCTGGGTCTAGGGAAGGAGTGGAGATGAGCTCGGCAAGCTCGCGGTGGGGGAGGAATGAATGAGGGGTGATTTAAGGGTGTGGGACACTCGAGTGTTGGATGGGTCTGCAACACTTGATAAACGGACAAAAATCGAGTGATTTTGACCCCTGCGTCACTCGATTATCATAACGCTGGAACCGTCGGATCTATAAAAATGAACCACAAAAAGATACAGATAGTACAAAAATATTAAACAAACAAAAAATTACCAGATTATTTCTATAAAAATCAAATTGAAAATTTTCAAAGAGaaaccaaataaaacatacagaaaataaaaaaaaaagaaaaaaaatgatcaGATAATTGTTCGAGTAATTTGGATCATTTTCATTTACAAATAGTCAATTTACACAAATTGAACACATAACTGCTCTTTCTAGAGAAATTTGTAGGCTGCCTACTCCTCGTTCGGGGAGTAGGCAAAAAATACAAAAGCACAAACAAATTAATCAAATCATTTTATATGAAAGGCAAATAGGAAGATATTCAATggaaaaaaatagaaacaaattATTCAGATCATTTTCTATGAAAGGCAAATAGGAAGATGTTCATaggaaaaaaaatacaaaaatacaaaCAAATTTGCCAGATCCATCTATCACCTTAGTAACAAAGGACTTGAAAACACTTGGGGAGTCGCAGGTGCACACGGCCGCCAAAACACTCCATTGAGTGCAGAACAAAAATCGAGTGTTCCTAATGCATCCAGCACTCGATTCTCTAACCATTGGATACGGATGCAATGGAAAAAAAATCCAAATAACAAttttaaacaaaaaaaataaccAGATTATTTCTATGTAAGGCAAATTGAAATATTTGAAAGGGGAAAACAGAAAAACAAATCGAAGAAAAAGATTAGATAACAGTTCGAGTAATTCTGACCATTTCAATTTACACCAATTGAACATAAAATTTACACATAATTATAAGTAGTAAAATATGGTATAATAACATGTAATTAAAGGAATGAATACATAGGGGCTACTGATTAGATCGGGGCAGCCTGTCCCTTCACCTACAAAGCAGCAAGCTGCATGCACTACTCCACAGGCAGAGAAGTTGCAGGCTCAGTGGAACCCTGGCCAAGCGACCGCACGGGACCTGGCGGAGCAGCGCGACACGGCGGGGCGTGATGCGCTGTGGCCTGTGGTACAAGGGCTTCAGGCGACAGCGACGGACCGAGGAGCTTGCGCTGCAGGACGGGGCGGGGCGGGACCTCACTCACGGAGGCGATCGGCGCGGGCACACAACAGAAATTTGTTTTAATCTATTTTTGTGAGGGAAACTTGGAGATTACTGAGATAAGAATACTCCCTCTATATAGACGAGAAGATCATGGCCAATTGAGGAATCTAACTCCCGATCGTCAAAAAACACATCTACTACCTCTCTTTGTTCTTTTTTTTCCCTACCTATCTCTTCTCCTTGTTCTTCGTCGGTGCTGCATGTACTGtggatcgacgacgacgatgctCTAGAGCGGTCAGGCCAACTAAAGCAGCCCATAGTCACTGCACGCCCGGCGAGGTCCCTCACGGGCGTGTGGAGTTTCAGGGTCCAAGAGACCTCGTCTGTGTGTCTTTCGTATCGCGCTCCCGGCCGGCGAGTCTCCTCCGGTGACGTGTTTCGCGTATCGCGCTCATCACTAGAGGCACAAGGCCCAGGTGCGGGTAAACCCAAGGTGCTGGCCCACCTCCGAGTCGGCTTGGCCCTGCATCAAGCGATCTAGCTCCTTACTGGTGTAGAGACCCAGTTCGGCATCAATAATATGGAATCACACCTCTTTGGAAAACATGTGAGCGACTCTTGGAGTATGCGTGTGTAAGTGAAAATGGGTGGGAAGGTGTTAATGAAAATTGGGTGGGAAGAAAATCTATTTTGACGGGTTATGGGGTACCTTAGAGCAGATACCAAAGTGTTACTGCCGGGAGGTACCTTAGTCAAGTCTCCAAGATGTGTGAGCTGCGTGGGTTGTATGCCCGGGTTTTGGAAATACCGACGATACGCCATGAGTTGGTGGCCTACCAGGCTACCAGCACAGCAATAAAACTTGCGAACTAGGATGATGAATTGATTCTCCCACTGGGCCAACAACCCCACTTATTTGTATAGAGCTGAgggtttttttttccaaaactatTTCCTAAAAAAAGGTGACACACATAGGTGTTTCACTGCATATAGaattgcttttctgcaaaaactAAACCTCTAGCCTTTCTTTGATATTATCCTTGGGATCTAGCATGATTAATTGATCTCATGGCTCTGGCTcgctaagcccttgtttagttccctccaAATCCAAAAAGTGCACAAGATTCCCTATCACatccccatcacatcgaatctttgacacatgcatggagtattaaatataggtaaaaaaataactaattacacagtttacgtctaatttacgagacgaatcttttgagcctaattagtcaatggttGGACAATAAttgacaaatacaaacgaaagtgctacagtattttTGGCGCCTCCAAAGTtttgaactaaacaaggcctagctaTTATTCTCAAATAACAAGACGCGCCACTACTGGTGCGGAGGACAGGTACGATGATTATCAGCACTGACTGCCGCGGTTGCATACTACTCCCTTCGTGCCATTAAATTTGTCGTTTTTGACTTTAAGACTTTATTTTTGACCATCCGTCTTATTCAAAAGTTTTatacaaataataaaataaattaattaatagTAAAGTATCACTGgcgataaaataagtcataacaaaataaatattatttatataaaaaatttgaATAAGACGAATGATTAAAGAAGACGGTACGAAAATCAAGGTGACAAACTCAATGGGAGGGAGTTGCGGCTAGTCTAGCCGACTAGCAAGCCATGTGCACTAGTACCATGCATTATATTGCTGCTCTTGTCTGCTCTCTGCTCCGGCCGACTTTGTGACTCGGCGGTGGGGCGTCTCTGCTACGCGCGATCAACTTGACTGACTCGACTGTGTGGGCAATGTCCGTTGCATTGCTGCGTTCCTTCCGGAGCTGTGCACCCTACACGGCTGGGCCATTGGACTCATGGCTCTGGCTTGCCACGCCACACGCAGCGATGGCAGAGGAATCGAGGACGGCCGGGCATGTTAGTGCTGCATGCGCGCGAAGCAGCCAAGTAGATGCCGACGGAGACCCTCGTTTGTGAATGCGATTCTCGTCTGGCGATTCTTGCCTGTCGGAGAGGACGGCCGGGCATGTTAGTGCTGCATGCGCGCGAAGCAGCCAAGTAGATGCCGACGGAGACCCGTGATCCAGAGTCATCGCAGCTTTCCATCCTAGGCCGGGTTTAGTTCCGGCCGATTCGTCGTTTGTACAGTGTTCGATGTGACGGGAACACGGTAgtaatttcgtttgtatttatgaattattgtCAAACATTGGCtagttaggctcaaaacgttcgtctcgtaaagtacaaccaaaatgtgcaattagtttttgatttcgtcaacatttaatactccatgcatgtaccgcaagtttaatgtgacgggaaatcttctttttcatagtgccaaagtttgaaaattgagggaactaaacatggccctacaGATAAAAAGGCTAGTCGTCGGGATTCTTCAGTGGCTGGCCACCTCTGTCAGCTGCACTGCCGTCCTTGCCTCGAAACGGAGGTTGCTGCCACGAAACCTCGTGTTGTCGTGTGCCTGTGCGTGAAATTGGTGGCTGAAAATCGTGTTCCagaccttgtttagattgcaagagtTAGAAAAATTTGacacggtagcactttcgtttgtatttgataattattgtccaatcatggactaactagggtcaaaagattcgtctcgtaatttacaatcaaactgtgtaattagttatttttttatctacatttactgCTGCATGCATGTATCACTACAttcgatgtgatgaagagagtgaaaaaacttggaactttgaagCAATGTAAACAAGACCCCAAGCTGCAACCATGATTATGCTTTTCTTGGAGTGCGTCCTCTTAACTTTCTTGAGACAGCCTTCACAGTGGATGCCCACTTTCAAGTCGCATGTCTGGGAACAAATAGAGAGAGGAAATGTTAAGAAATTAGCAAAGCCGTTTCTGAAGAATTGAACAGTGAAATGATTGTCAAGCTGCTTGTTGCTTGATAAAAATCTAAGCATGGAACATGAGAAGGAATaatacacacatgcacacacaaaTTCACTCACACACATATCGGGAGAAAAGAACGGACGGTAAGACAAAGTAGAGTGGCTGAACATATGAAAATGTAACAAAAGATTAAAGCATTTTATATTTTTTAAACTTTCTTCGTTACCATCAATCTTGTGTAGGATCCTCTTTATTTCCTTCACACATCCATCACAGTGGATACCCACTTTCAAGTCATAGCTCTAGAAACAAACAGAAACAAAAAGTTAAGAAAATAGCAAGCCATTTTGGGCTTTTTTGGATCCACCTAGCTAAAGTTTAGGTAGCTAACGGACACATGCACGGTGAAATGATTAACACACGCATGTATGTGTGTCTGCGTGtgtgacacacacacacatcttAGAGAATTGCATATGTGCTTTTTCTTGAGTTTAGAGGAAGCAAAACGAACTCACATGCATCCTGAGAACTGCCACCTTACTCATCCTTGACTGCCTCAAAATCAACTAGGAAACATGTCTCTATCTTTGTCTATCTCTGTATTcgcgagagagagagatagagatgaTAGGGATTGTGTTGATGGCAACACGACAACCTGGCATATGTTCCTCATCGAGTTCTTGTTGGCAAACAGCAGCTGACATCAACAACAATTCACAGATAGTTAGTCTATGAATGACAAATCTGCACTAAGTTTTGCCTCATCTATACAACTATGTAAAACACAAGAAGGAAGTCACCTACAATGCCAAACAAGATGCAGTAAATTGCTGCGAAGATTGGCAGTGGAATTGATGCAAACAAGGCATTGCCTTGCAAAAATAGGACTTCACAATTTGAGCAAAAGAGTTGCAAATTCTCTCCTAGCAACCAAATGAAAAATTACCAAATATGGAGAACAATATCATAAACCTACTTGACATCTAGATCACTCTCCTACTTCCAACTTTTGTAAGCCAAGCAGGCTAATGTTTTTACTAcattgaagaaaaaaaatgaaaaaagaacACTTTTTCAGAAGAAGCGCTTGAATGGTTAAGTATGTCTTCTAATAACAAATTCTTATGTTAGTTAAGTCTTACGGGATAGAACGTTCTAGGTTCAACCATAAAACTTTTACAAGCATTTTTAGAAACTAAGCAGGAAATTGTTAAGGTGCCAGAATCTTATCTAGAATAAAAACCCTCACAAATAGAAAAGAACGCTAAGATTATTTACACGGATACGGATGAACCTGCTGGAGCACCAAAGATCCCCTCCAAGAACATTCCAAAACCCTGCATGAGAACATTTTATTAGAAGGCTCGAAATTTTGAAAGCACAAGAAATTATCACATCACATCACATCTATTGCTTGATGGATGTAGGGAAGACTTTGTAGTTTTCTATAAAGTGCAcacaaaaaataatatatttagagAGAAACAATAGATTTTGTGTTTGAGCTAGGATTATTATCAAGCGGCTAAGAAAAAATATAGGAGGCAGGAGAAGGAAGAAGATACTCCTCTACTTCTAAAATAcgcacatacacacacacacacacacacacatatcggGAGAAAAGAACGTACGGGGAGACAAAGCAGAGTGGTTGAACATATGGAAATTAAATTAAATGTAACAAAAGAATAAAGAAATTTACATTTTTAAACTATTCTTCGTTACTATCAATCTTGTGTAggatcctttttattttcttcacACAACCATCACGGTGGATACCCACTTTAAGTCATAGCCCTACAAGGTGTGATCTGGGCGCCGGCAGTGGGGGAGGGATTAGGGTAGGGATCCTAGGAAGGATTGGGGAGAGCGCGGAGGGGGAGCGCCGGAGTGGGGGGTTTTAATGTGAGAGAAAGGGTCAGTTGTGCCGGAGTGGTGCTCGGAGGTGACGGTGGGCTGGATCCTATTCACCACGCCGAGCGCAGCGCTCTCGAGGCGCCGCCAGGTGTTGTGCGGATCGACGAGGGGTCTGGGTGCGCCGGTGCGGCCTCGGGCAAGTCCACGGGCACCGCCGGGTTCGCGTCGATGATGTTCACCATGGTCGTCGGAGCACGGAACACACTACGAGAGCGAAGAGCCTCTTCCTCCTGGGGGCGTCAAGCGGCTAGCCGCTTACAGGAGGTGCTTCAGGCGACGGCGACGGACCGAGGAGCTTGCGCTGCGGGATGCGACGGTGCGGGACCTCACTCACGGAGGCGATCGGCGCGGGTGCAGGCGCGGGTGTGATCTGGGCGCCGACGGCAGGGGAGGGATTAGGGTAGGGAGCGCAGAGAAGGATTTGGGGGGAGAGTGCGGAGGGGGAGTGCCAGAGCGGGGGATTATAAGGTGACAGAAAGGGTCAGTTTTTTGTCGCTCTATCTCGTCAGCTCGTCAGTTTCCACTTCCACTCTTGGTTGGTGAGTGAGTTGGTATGCACGTCTTGACTGCGTAGAGAGAAATGGCGGCCAGGGGGCAGGATAGATGGATGTCTGCACATGGCTTGATGGTCCTCCTGGGATTCTGTTTGTCGCGGACCactaggaggaagaagatgaaactcgagtaggaagaagatgaagaggaGGTGGCTTCAAGGCACGATCTAAACAGCCTAGCTAAAAGACCACCTAAAGTTTAGTTGTTTCAACACACTAAAGTTTACAGGAGTCTATTAGCCAGAGGATTCAAACActctagctaaagtttagctgagaGAATTTTTAGCTGGCTAAAGTTTAGCTTTGAAATTTTAACCAACTAAAATTTAGTTGGTGAATCCAAACAGCACGCACGGTGAAACAATTAACACAcccatgtatgtgtgtgtgcttGTTTGTGTGTGACACACATATTAGAGAATTGCATGTGTGCTTTTTCTTGAGTTGAGAGGAAGCAAAACGAACTCACATGCATCCTGAGAATTGCCACCTTATCATCCTTGACCGCCTCAAAATCGACGCCATCAACAAGGAAACGTGTCTCTCATAACTCCCTTCGCCTATCTCTGTATTGGCGAGAGATAGAGAGCGAGAGACGATAGGAATGTGTGTTGATGGCAAAATCCATTTGACAACACAACAACCTGGCGTATGCTCCTCATCGAGTTCTTGTTGGCAAACTACATGAATGAGACTCCCACAATAGCTGATATCAACAAAAAATCACTGATAATTAGTCTGTGAATGATGAATCTGCACTAAGTTTTGCCTCTATAGACTTCATCAATACAAATATGTAAAAACACGAGAAGGAAGTTTGACCCACCTACAATGCCAAACAAGATGCAGTAAATTGCTGCGAAGATTGGCAGTGGAATTGCTGCAAAGAAGGCCCCAAATTTCCCTGCAAAAATAGGACTTCACAATTTGAGCAAAAGAGTTGCAAATTCTCTCTTGTCaaccaaatgaaaaaaaataaaataccaAATATGGAGAAGAATATCATAAACCCGGCTGATATCTGGATGACTCTTCTACTTCCAACTTTCGTCAGCTCATGGAGGCCAATGAATTCACTGCATTGAAgataaggaaaagaaaataagATTTTTCTCAAAACAAGTAGTAATGGTTAAGCATGTCTTATAATAAAATATTCTTATCTTAGTTGATTCTTCTGGGGTAGAATGTTCTAGGTTCAACCTAAAACTTCTACACAAATTTCAGGAACCAAGGTGC
The sequence above is drawn from the Miscanthus floridulus cultivar M001 chromosome 15, ASM1932011v1, whole genome shotgun sequence genome and encodes:
- the LOC136508218 gene encoding nucleobase-ascorbate transporter 3-like, giving the protein MFLEGIFGAPAGSFVSVEFIGLHELTKVGSRRVIQISAGFMIFFSIFGKFGAFFAAIPLPIFAAIYCILFGIVAIVGVSFM